From the Polaribacter huanghezhanensis genome, the window CAAAAAACTGCGGATTTTCTTTCTCTAACTTTTCTAATTCTTTTAATTTGACGTCAAACTCAAAATCAGAAATCGTTGCATTGTCTAACACGTAATAATTATATGTGTGTAAATTTAACGCTTCGCGAAGTTTTTGTATTCTTTCTTGAATGGTCATATTATCAATAATAAATCTTGTTTTTGGTGCTAAAATTTCGTATCCTTTATATTCATTCAAAAATGATTTAAAAAAATGAAATACGCTATAAAAATACACAAAATTTCTACAGTTGAAGAACTAGAAAATTCTTGGAATCTTAATGATTATAAAGTACTCTTAGAAAGATTCGATTTTCCGAATGCAGAAAGCACTAATATCAATGAATTAAGAGAATTGCTTTTTATGGCAATTACAGATTACGAACCCAATGAAGCTGCTGCAATTGTTTTAGAATACAAACTTTCTAATCATTTAAACGAAGGGCAAATTGAACAGTTATCGCATGAAATGTTATTGGATAAAATTTCTGAAGAATATCCAGAAATTAATTTACACAAAGATCTTTTCAACATCAATCAGTTGTTATACAAAGCATATAATGGCAAGTTTCATAACACAAAAGCTACCGTTGTAGATTTTGAAATTTCTCCTTTACAAAATGCCGATGCAACGATTACCAAAGAAATTGTGCTAAAATGTTTTGCTAAAAACTTAGACAATCATACGGTTGTGTTGCGTTTATTTGGAGATCAAGTAAATGCTGTTGATCCTTTTGAAGAAGCTGATGATGTGATTTGGGAACTTGAGAAAAAAGACACAAATTATAAAATGACAACTTCTGATTATTGGATGAGTAAAGACGAGTTTTTAAATGAAGAATTTGAAGCAGTAATTGATTTTTTCGAGGAAGAATAAAAATTATTCTTTTACGGTTCCAGAAAAGTGATTGATTTTTGAATTAATTGGATTTCCAGAAGAACGTCTAAACGAAGCAACTTGACCTGTGTGCCAAATAGCATCAGCAATTGGCCCGTTGATTAAATTCAAAAATGGAACTGCAATTTTTCCATCTCTCACAACATTAAATTCTGCTACATCAGTGCTTTTAAAAAACCGATTGCTAATTCCTTTAATATTTAATAATGTTTGTGTGCGCATTTCATCAAAAGTCATATTTGATTTTTCTTTGTCTTGAGTTACTTTGGTTTTTGTTAAACTCAGTAACATATTCGATAAATCGTACAAGTGTGTAATGGTTTCTCGCATGTTTCTTCCTTTATCGTTTGGCTTAAAAGCTAAATCTTTTTCTGTTAAACCTTCTGTTGCCCAATAATAACGAAAACCCAAAGCATCTACCATTCTACTTACAACAACGCCTGCTGAATAGTTTTCTGAAGCAGTCGGAATTTCATAATATGGCAATTTTGATTGTGCGTTAACTGTTGTCATCATTAATACAATTAAAAGTAAAGAAAAAAGTAATTTCATATTAAAAAATTTAAAGCTAATTTAAGAAAAAGTTTTAGCTCTCAACAAACTAGACCATCCATTTTTAAACAAAAAAACCGAAGCGTTTAACTTCGGTTTTCAATATCTAAAATACGATCTACTAATAATATGTAAAACGTCTCACTTTTGCAATGTGTTTTGCCAAACGAATTACTTGATGAGAATAGCCGTATTCGTTATCGTACCACACATAAATTACAATGCTATTTCCGTCTGTAATAGTTGCTTTGCTATCAAAAATTGATGGCGCAGAACAGCCAACGATATCAGAAGACACCAATTCATTATCAATAGAATATTTAATTTGTTCAACTAAATCGCCTTCTAAAGCATATTTTTTCATGATTGCATTTACAGATTCTACAGTAACATCTGAGTGTAATTGCAAACTCAAAATAGCTAAAGATCCGTTAGGAACAGGAATACGAATTGCATTTGAAGTCAATTTCCCTGCCAATGCTGGCAATGCTTTTGCAACTGCAGCTCCAGCTCCAGTTTCTGTAATTACCATGTTTAAAGCTGCTGCTCTACCTCTACGATATTTACTGTGCATATTATCAACCAAATTTTGATCGTTTGTGTATGCATGAATGGTTTCTAAATGTCCTTTGCTGATTCCAAAACTATCTTCCAACACTTTTAAAACTGGCGTAATTGCATTTGTTGTACAAGAAGCTGCTGAAAAAATATCAATTTTATCTGGATTGTTTTCTTTGTGATTTACGCCGTGAACAATATTTGGAACTCCTTTTCCTGGCGCAGTTAACAACACTTTGCTTGCTCCTTTTGCAACTAAATGTCTGCTCAATGCTTCTTTATCTCTAAAAGCTCCAGTATTATCAATAATCAAAGCATCCTTAATTCCGTATGCTGTATAATCGATATCTTCTGGCTGATTTGCAGAAATCATATACACTGTTGTTCCGTTTATGATTAACGCACTATTTTCTACATCAACCTGAACGGTTCCTTTAAAATCTCCATGAACAGAATCAATACTTAACAAAGAGGCTCTTTTTTCTAAAACTGTTTGGTCAATTTTACCACGAGTTACCACTGCTCTTAATCGAAGTTGAGAACCTTTTCCCATTTTATTCATTAACTCACGCGCTAATAAACGCCCAATTCTACCAAAACCATACAAAACCACATCTTTTGGCTTTATATTTTCTGATGCAGTTGCTCCTTTTAATTGATTTTTTACAAATGCTAATTTATCGGCACAATCTGTTTCATTTAATT encodes:
- a CDS encoding glyceraldehyde-3-phosphate dehydrogenase, which codes for MSTTTNYEDQVSSQVKTRRATVEFINIVNDLWYDKSIELVLFRNQLIDKQTSEVLNLINYAKEFVAKPITIFDALDIAKAIQALELPASKLDIGKLAYECQLNETDCADKLAFVKNQLKGATASENIKPKDVVLYGFGRIGRLLARELMNKMGKGSQLRLRAVVTRGKIDQTVLEKRASLLSIDSVHGDFKGTVQVDVENSALIINGTTVYMISANQPEDIDYTAYGIKDALIIDNTGAFRDKEALSRHLVAKGASKVLLTAPGKGVPNIVHGVNHKENNPDKIDIFSAASCTTNAITPVLKVLEDSFGISKGHLETIHAYTNDQNLVDNMHSKYRRGRAAALNMVITETGAGAAVAKALPALAGKLTSNAIRIPVPNGSLAILSLQLHSDVTVESVNAIMKKYALEGDLVEQIKYSIDNELVSSDIVGCSAPSIFDSKATITDGNSIVIYVWYDNEYGYSHQVIRLAKHIAKVRRFTYY